In a genomic window of Dyadobacter fermentans DSM 18053:
- a CDS encoding 1-acyl-sn-glycerol-3-phosphate acyltransferase, which translates to MQKLTLDTLFYYFSRFLVRLALPIYLRKLCVSNFDKLPKGAPLLLASNHPDSFFDAVVIGSVLEQPIHTLTRGDVFRKKAAAFWLRQINLIPVFRGSEGRQYVKNHDVTAQESHDALKQGDAVVVFSEGVCVNEWRLRPLGKGTARMAYKIWYGDDALRSMKVIPTGLNYENFRGPGKRVSLNFGEAIAADHLQTSPQEYEKWLREFNEILDRKMNAEILTIPADLPKAEQQRQLNAFFDQCAAPKTQSNPLLGAIGWLGRMVHLPLYSFFRKKAAKLTARSVFYDSVLFGMLLYLYPVIVTLLSIVVVAVTGWEVGLGLFVGLPLLAWVGSKY; encoded by the coding sequence TTGCAAAAACTTACACTCGATACTTTGTTTTACTATTTCTCGCGCTTTCTGGTCCGGCTGGCATTGCCCATTTACCTCAGAAAACTTTGCGTTTCCAATTTCGACAAACTGCCCAAAGGGGCGCCGTTGCTGCTCGCATCCAACCATCCCGATTCGTTTTTCGACGCCGTCGTGATCGGCTCTGTGCTCGAACAGCCCATTCATACCCTCACCCGCGGCGACGTTTTCCGCAAAAAGGCGGCGGCATTCTGGCTGCGGCAGATCAATCTGATCCCTGTTTTCCGCGGCTCGGAAGGACGGCAATATGTTAAAAACCATGACGTTACCGCCCAGGAAAGCCACGACGCGCTCAAACAGGGTGATGCCGTGGTGGTGTTCTCAGAAGGTGTTTGTGTAAATGAATGGCGCCTGCGCCCCCTCGGCAAAGGCACTGCGCGCATGGCCTATAAGATCTGGTACGGCGACGATGCCCTGCGGAGCATGAAAGTGATCCCGACGGGCCTTAACTACGAAAACTTCCGCGGCCCCGGCAAGCGTGTATCGCTCAATTTCGGCGAAGCCATTGCCGCCGACCACCTGCAAACCAGTCCGCAGGAATATGAAAAATGGCTTCGGGAATTCAACGAAATCCTCGACCGCAAAATGAATGCGGAGATTCTCACCATCCCCGCCGATCTGCCCAAAGCGGAACAGCAGCGACAGCTCAATGCATTTTTCGACCAATGCGCCGCACCGAAGACTCAAAGCAACCCGTTGCTGGGCGCAATCGGCTGGCTTGGCCGAATGGTGCATTTGCCCTTATACTCATTCTTCCGCAAAAAAGCAGCCAAACTCACCGCCCGATCGGTATTCTACGACTCAGTGCTGTTCGGGATGCTGCTCTATCTGTACCCGGTAATCGTGACCTTGCTTTCGATTGTCGTGGTGGCAGTTACGGGTTGGGAAGTGGGGCTAGGGCTGTTTGTAGGCTTGCCGTTGCTGGCGTGGGTGGGGAGTAAGTATTAG
- a CDS encoding VOC family protein: MSAPLISGIQQVGIGCQNVPDTWKWYRQVLGFDVPVFDEKAEAPLMTPYTGGKVHARHAVLAINMAGGGGLEIWSFTSRVSQPANFKVEIGDLGINAIRFKAPDVKKAHEWVKNNSKTAVGPLAKLPEGEGFWGTDPWGNTFQITSDATWFQASGKNVGGVAGVVIGVSDIDKAVTFYRSLLQPLNVVYDKTGVFEDLPTSISGQRFRRVLLRKKFSPDGAFSRLLGDVQIELVQALDRTPKKIFENRFWGDCGYIHLCFDTLDMDTLKAKLQSQGYPFTIDSESSFGMENAAGRFAYLEDPDGTLIELVETHKVPILKKLGWFMDLQKRGLRKPLPNWMLKAMGLNKVKGK, encoded by the coding sequence ATGAGTGCTCCGCTGATCTCTGGAATTCAACAGGTAGGAATTGGTTGCCAAAACGTGCCCGATACCTGGAAATGGTACCGGCAGGTGCTGGGTTTCGATGTGCCCGTATTCGATGAAAAAGCGGAAGCCCCGCTCATGACGCCCTACACCGGCGGCAAGGTACACGCGCGCCACGCGGTGCTGGCGATTAATATGGCCGGCGGCGGCGGACTGGAAATCTGGTCGTTTACCAGCCGCGTCTCCCAGCCCGCCAATTTCAAAGTCGAGATCGGCGACCTGGGCATTAACGCCATCCGTTTTAAGGCGCCGGATGTGAAAAAGGCGCACGAATGGGTGAAAAATAACTCCAAAACCGCCGTAGGCCCGCTCGCCAAGCTGCCCGAAGGCGAGGGTTTCTGGGGTACCGATCCATGGGGCAACACTTTCCAGATCACCAGCGACGCGACGTGGTTCCAGGCCAGCGGTAAAAATGTCGGCGGTGTGGCAGGTGTGGTGATCGGTGTTTCGGATATTGATAAGGCGGTGACGTTCTACCGCAGCCTGCTGCAACCTTTGAATGTGGTGTACGACAAAACAGGCGTTTTCGAGGATCTGCCAACATCCATTTCAGGCCAGCGCTTCCGCCGTGTGCTCCTCCGCAAGAAATTCTCGCCCGACGGTGCATTCAGCCGTCTCCTCGGCGACGTGCAGATCGAACTCGTGCAAGCCCTCGACCGCACCCCGAAGAAAATCTTCGAAAACCGCTTCTGGGGCGACTGCGGCTACATCCATCTCTGCTTCGACACGCTGGATATGGACACACTGAAAGCTAAACTGCAATCCCAGGGCTACCCATTCACCATCGACAGCGAAAGCTCATTCGGAATGGAAAACGCCGCCGGCCGCTTCGCCTACCTCGAAGACCCGGACGGCACGCTCATCGAGCTCGTAGAAACGCATAAGGTGCCTATTTTGAAGAAACTGGGCTGGTTTATGGATTTGCAGAAAAGAGGACTGAGAAAGCCGCTACCGAACTGGATGTTGAAGGCGATGGGGCTGAATAAGGTAAAAGGCAAATAA